The Thermoflavifilum sp. genome contains a region encoding:
- the apaG gene encoding Co2+/Mg2+ efflux protein ApaG, producing MKKVTEGITISVETFFQPDYSNPMGNEFMFAYRITIENDNVFPIKLLRRHWYVVDSNGVKREIEGEGVVGMQPIIAAGERYQYVSGCNLRTEMGKMYGTYLMENLMTKRVFEVKIPEFQMIAPLKMN from the coding sequence ATGAAAAAGGTCACGGAAGGCATCACCATAAGCGTGGAAACATTTTTTCAGCCCGATTATTCCAACCCCATGGGTAATGAATTCATGTTTGCCTACCGGATTACGATTGAAAATGATAATGTGTTTCCCATAAAATTGTTACGCAGACACTGGTATGTGGTCGATTCCAATGGCGTAAAACGCGAAATTGAAGGCGAAGGTGTAGTGGGTATGCAGCCCATCATTGCTGCGGGCGAGCGCTATCAATATGTTTCAGGTTGTAACCTGCGTACCGAAATGGGTAAGATGTATGGTACCTACCTGATGGAAAACCTGATGACCAAACGGGTTTTTGAAGTAAAGATCCCCGAATTTCAAATGATTGCTCCACTTAAGATGAACTAA
- a CDS encoding M23 family metallopeptidase: MQIFKYTTLFSGMMVLAVAAMAQSIPVSNPAPDAFASPLHIPLVLAGNYGELRPDHFHAGLDIKTLGRTGLPVYAAADGFIGRVAVSNSGYGHVIYIQHPNGYTTVYGHLERFMPALAAYVKQQQYRLQSWAVDLELQPDQFPVRQGQLIAWSGNTGAAVGPHLHFEIRNTATQTPLNTQLFGLPITDHIPPTVYRIAIYDRDQSLYLQHPLQLPVHAIHGQWTTNPSAVVVNSAHAGLGIQVLDHENGTPNRFGIYEARLYDNGQPVATFRLDSIPFALTEDVNAHMDYPTWREDGRQYQLFFPLPGNRLPIYQLYRPGGVIDLSDGKWHHLSIEVQDASGNQRVIRFSLRKAGATGAHPRVSDTCSNRMQPGQHNIVDESDLSFDLPPEALYDRICFHYTVEYTRNPHLLSPVYHLSPATIPLKTDFTLYLKPLSDIPEPLHSKLVIIRKAPGEQELRVATWAPGEWLAGRFRGFGDFEVKADTTAPLIMPLGKLHDGIRLTDAREIRFRITDDLSGIASYRATLDGKWLLMGQFRNTIYYSFDEHCPPGRHTLIITVSDNVGNSRTYELHFIR; this comes from the coding sequence ATGCAAATCTTCAAATACACCACGCTGTTTTCGGGGATGATGGTTCTGGCAGTAGCTGCAATGGCTCAATCCATTCCGGTTTCCAATCCAGCACCGGATGCATTTGCATCACCCCTGCATATTCCTCTGGTGCTGGCCGGCAACTACGGAGAATTGCGCCCCGATCATTTTCATGCTGGGCTGGATATCAAAACACTGGGTCGTACTGGACTTCCCGTGTATGCAGCTGCAGATGGCTTCATCGGCCGGGTGGCCGTGTCCAATAGTGGATACGGCCATGTGATTTATATCCAGCATCCCAACGGTTACACCACCGTGTATGGCCACCTGGAGCGATTCATGCCCGCACTGGCCGCCTATGTAAAACAACAACAATATCGCCTGCAAAGCTGGGCCGTGGATTTGGAACTTCAGCCCGACCAGTTCCCCGTGCGCCAGGGCCAGCTGATCGCCTGGAGCGGCAATACGGGTGCTGCCGTGGGCCCACATCTGCATTTTGAAATTCGCAATACAGCTACACAAACCCCGCTCAATACCCAATTATTCGGCCTGCCGATTACCGATCATATTCCACCAACCGTATATCGCATCGCTATTTATGATCGGGATCAAAGCCTTTATCTCCAGCATCCACTTCAGCTGCCGGTACATGCCATACATGGGCAATGGACCACGAATCCATCAGCGGTGGTGGTCAATTCGGCACATGCCGGACTGGGTATCCAGGTGCTGGATCATGAAAATGGTACACCCAACAGGTTTGGCATCTATGAAGCACGCCTGTACGACAATGGACAACCTGTTGCAACTTTCCGGCTCGACAGTATTCCGTTTGCCCTTACCGAAGATGTAAATGCACACATGGACTATCCCACCTGGCGTGAAGACGGCCGGCAATATCAGCTGTTTTTCCCTTTGCCGGGCAACCGCCTGCCCATTTATCAGCTTTATCGTCCGGGAGGGGTGATTGATTTAAGTGATGGTAAGTGGCATCACCTGAGCATAGAAGTGCAGGATGCCAGTGGAAATCAGCGCGTGATACGTTTTTCTCTGAGAAAAGCCGGGGCAACGGGTGCTCATCCGCGTGTATCGGATACCTGCAGCAACAGGATGCAGCCCGGCCAGCACAACATCGTAGATGAATCGGATCTTTCTTTCGACCTACCACCCGAAGCGCTGTACGATCGCATATGTTTCCATTACACGGTTGAATACACCAGGAACCCGCATCTGCTCTCTCCCGTTTATCATCTCTCTCCGGCTACCATTCCACTGAAAACCGATTTTACACTTTACCTGAAACCCCTTTCGGATATCCCCGAACCTTTGCACAGCAAATTGGTTATTATTCGTAAGGCTCCGGGCGAACAGGAGCTGCGTGTAGCAACATGGGCACCGGGAGAATGGCTGGCCGGGCGTTTTCGGGGATTCGGCGATTTTGAAGTGAAAGCCGATACTACAGCACCATTGATTATGCCCCTGGGCAAGCTCCACGACGGCATCCGGCTTACGGATGCACGCGAAATCAGGTTTCGAATCACAGACGACCTGAGCGGTATAGCCAGTTATCGGGCAACATTAGACGGAAAATGGTTATTGATGGGACAATTCAGAAACACGATTTATTATAGTTTTGATGAGCATTGCCCGCCCGGAAGACATACGCTTATCATCACGGTAAGTGACAACGTGGGCAACAGTCGGACGTATGAACTGCATTTTATTCGTTAA
- a CDS encoding DUF5777 family beta-barrel protein, producing MKRCYAWPMLALVLLLPHDGRSQQDLSKLFADSTTTHLPVIATFKGTTLVNLQTTKTLHAHDLLFIVGHRFGDFAGSNGGGKTFFGMDAISDVLIGFEYGFSNRFTAGIGRDKGAPNGVSEFQTQLFYLTAKYRLLDQTTDGQMPVSLALFARGVFSAAQRQSIPQSNIDFQQFGDRWSGVVQFLFARKFSESFSAELIPTWVARALTAPHDPHLMFALGAGFRYKINKRMGIIADFAAPFRSQASQNYYKQQFNQHFYFPIGIGWEIETGGHVFHIEFTNATSILENQFIPGTTTSWTRGQFRWGFNLTRTFTLARGAAADWKQ from the coding sequence ATGAAAAGATGTTATGCATGGCCGATGCTGGCGCTGGTGCTATTGCTACCCCATGATGGCCGGTCGCAGCAGGATCTGAGCAAACTTTTTGCTGATAGCACCACCACACATTTGCCCGTCATAGCCACTTTCAAAGGCACCACACTGGTGAATCTGCAAACCACCAAAACTTTACATGCACATGATTTGCTCTTCATCGTTGGCCATCGTTTTGGCGATTTTGCAGGCAGCAATGGCGGGGGTAAAACTTTCTTTGGAATGGATGCAATCAGCGATGTGTTAATCGGATTCGAATACGGATTCAGCAATCGTTTCACTGCCGGAATAGGTCGTGATAAAGGAGCACCAAACGGGGTTTCTGAATTTCAAACCCAGCTCTTTTACCTCACGGCAAAATACCGATTGCTCGATCAAACCACCGATGGACAGATGCCTGTTTCACTTGCGCTGTTTGCCAGAGGGGTGTTCAGTGCAGCACAGCGCCAATCCATCCCACAATCGAATATCGATTTTCAGCAATTTGGTGACCGCTGGAGTGGAGTTGTGCAATTCTTGTTCGCCCGTAAGTTCTCGGAAAGCTTTTCTGCGGAATTGATTCCCACCTGGGTAGCTCGTGCCCTTACGGCTCCGCATGACCCCCATCTGATGTTTGCCTTAGGAGCCGGATTTCGATACAAAATCAACAAACGCATGGGCATCATCGCCGATTTCGCAGCACCTTTCCGCAGCCAGGCTTCACAGAATTACTATAAACAACAATTCAATCAACATTTCTATTTTCCCATCGGCATTGGCTGGGAAATAGAAACGGGTGGACACGTGTTTCATATTGAATTCACCAATGCCACTTCGATTCTGGAAAATCAATTCATACCCGGCACCACCACAAGCTGGACCCGGGGACAATTTCGGTGGGGCTTCAATCTCACCCGCACTTTTACGCTTGCCAGAGGAGCGGCAGCAGATTGGAAGCAGTAG
- a CDS encoding RNA polymerase sigma factor: MEEQSNNLVPLTDEQLASLLEGCRKGISASQQQLYEQFCRYAMAICLRYAHQEDEARQVMNDGFVKIFTHLHQFRPEKQHQHLVVSFKSWVKKIMIYTAIDYYRANRKHQHEEVDHAVMHKAAAQATPLDKLSHEELMKMVQTLSPAYRMVFNLFVIDGYSHEEIARQLGISVGTSKSNLAKAREKLRKMLLSRYAELYSRYER; encoded by the coding sequence GTGGAAGAACAAAGCAACAACCTGGTGCCCCTTACGGACGAACAACTTGCTTCCTTGTTAGAAGGTTGTAGGAAAGGCATATCTGCCAGTCAGCAACAACTCTACGAACAATTTTGCAGATATGCCATGGCCATTTGCTTGCGATATGCCCATCAGGAAGATGAAGCCCGACAGGTGATGAACGATGGGTTTGTGAAGATTTTCACCCATTTGCATCAATTCCGGCCGGAAAAGCAGCATCAGCACCTGGTGGTGAGTTTTAAAAGCTGGGTAAAGAAAATCATGATTTATACAGCCATCGATTATTATCGGGCAAATCGCAAGCACCAGCATGAAGAAGTAGATCATGCCGTGATGCATAAAGCCGCAGCACAGGCCACACCGCTGGATAAGCTCAGCCACGAGGAGCTCATGAAAATGGTGCAAACGCTTTCACCTGCTTATCGGATGGTGTTCAACCTGTTTGTGATTGATGGATATTCTCACGAGGAGATTGCCCGTCAATTGGGCATTTCGGTAGGGACTTCCAAATCCAATCTTGCTAAAGCCCGTGAAAAATTACGCAAAATGTTGTTGTCAAGATATGCAGAACTTTACTCCAGATATGAGCGATGA
- a CDS encoding YceI family protein, with protein sequence MHLLQKILFLGNILPLTFFPTHAHKPASSGTAADILICRNAHISFYSPAPIEDIKAESDQAVSALNTANGSLYFKVMIRSFTFRRSLMQEHFNEDFMESDKYPYAEFKGNVLQMPDLSKDGNYPVQVQGILTIHGVSKNYTVPATLTVKNKQVSGHAVFNVKLADHQIQIPRLLMKDIAEQVQVTVDALYSVDNSASGSPGA encoded by the coding sequence ATGCATCTGCTTCAAAAAATTCTTTTTCTCGGCAACATCCTACCACTGACTTTTTTCCCGACTCATGCGCATAAGCCTGCATCTTCCGGCACTGCCGCCGATATCCTTATCTGCCGAAATGCGCATATCTCCTTTTATTCACCGGCACCCATTGAAGATATCAAAGCAGAAAGCGATCAGGCCGTTTCGGCGTTAAACACTGCAAATGGTAGTTTGTATTTCAAGGTCATGATCCGCAGCTTCACCTTTCGGAGAAGTTTGATGCAGGAGCATTTCAATGAAGACTTCATGGAAAGCGACAAATATCCTTATGCTGAATTCAAAGGTAATGTATTGCAGATGCCCGATCTCAGCAAGGATGGCAATTATCCCGTACAGGTGCAGGGCATATTAACGATTCATGGAGTAAGCAAAAACTACACAGTGCCAGCCACACTCACCGTAAAAAATAAACAGGTAAGCGGACATGCCGTGTTTAATGTAAAACTTGCCGATCATCAGATTCAAATTCCAAGATTATTGATGAAAGATATTGCCGAGCAGGTGCAGGTTACGGTGGATGCTCTGTATAGCGTGGATAATTCCGCATCGGGCAGTCCGGGCGCATAA
- a CDS encoding RsmE family RNA methyltransferase produces MNAPYCAYQRTDTWPLLYVESIPDVGEQVELDAGNARHCLQVLRMEPGDRLLLTDGRGLKAEATLVEIRAGASSRRSGRKSSPPSAVVHLASVVPQPSPPEHILAVALPHHAGRAEWLMEKATELGIRHIYPLITVRSTYSRWKPERYHQLMIAAMLQSFQFYLPELHPPIAFAEWIHACPAERRAIAHCEPAAKLAVWQFVAQTGSKCILVGPEGDFTPEEIEMARKAGWQEISLGHTRLRTETAAIVACTWMTATVSAYHQAISSS; encoded by the coding sequence ATGAATGCCCCATATTGCGCTTATCAACGTACGGATACCTGGCCTTTGCTCTATGTAGAGTCTATACCCGATGTGGGCGAACAGGTTGAGCTGGATGCCGGGAATGCACGGCATTGCCTTCAGGTACTGCGCATGGAGCCAGGCGATCGGTTGTTGCTTACCGATGGGCGTGGATTGAAGGCCGAGGCCACACTCGTAGAGATCCGGGCTGGAGCATCATCCCGGCGTAGCGGTCGGAAATCATCCCCGCCCTCGGCTGTTGTGCATCTCGCATCGGTCGTGCCGCAACCTTCGCCACCCGAGCATATCCTGGCCGTAGCCTTACCGCATCACGCCGGGCGGGCTGAATGGCTTATGGAAAAAGCTACGGAACTCGGCATCCGGCATATCTATCCGCTGATCACCGTGCGCTCGACCTATAGTCGGTGGAAACCCGAACGATATCACCAGTTGATGATTGCAGCCATGTTGCAGTCCTTCCAGTTTTACTTACCCGAACTCCATCCTCCCATTGCATTTGCCGAATGGATACATGCATGTCCTGCGGAAAGGCGAGCTATAGCGCATTGTGAGCCAGCTGCGAAGCTTGCTGTATGGCAATTTGTAGCACAAACGGGCAGCAAATGTATACTGGTCGGACCGGAGGGAGATTTTACACCGGAAGAAATTGAGATGGCGCGGAAAGCGGGCTGGCAGGAAATCTCACTCGGGCATACCCGGCTGCGCACGGAAACCGCCGCCATCGTAGCCTGCACCTGGATGACCGCTACCGTTTCCGCATATCATCAGGCCATTAGTTCATCTTAA
- the bcp gene encoding thioredoxin-dependent thiol peroxidase: protein MATLNEGDLAPDFTGVDQQGRTVKLSDYRGKKVVLYFYPKDNTPGCTAQACSLRDHYAELKQMGLEVIGVSTDSVASHQKFEQKYQLPFTLIADTDKQIVQAYGVYAPKKFMGKSFLGTVRTTFIINEQGVIEKIIRKPNTARHAQEVMAAVRTS from the coding sequence ATGGCAACGCTGAATGAAGGCGATCTGGCTCCGGACTTTACCGGCGTCGACCAACAGGGTCGTACCGTAAAACTCTCCGATTATCGGGGCAAAAAGGTGGTACTGTATTTTTATCCAAAAGACAATACTCCCGGTTGCACGGCTCAGGCCTGTAGCCTGCGCGACCATTATGCTGAACTGAAACAGATGGGGTTGGAAGTCATTGGCGTCAGCACCGATTCGGTAGCCAGCCATCAGAAATTTGAGCAGAAATACCAGCTTCCGTTTACGCTGATCGCCGATACCGACAAGCAAATCGTCCAGGCTTATGGCGTGTATGCACCCAAAAAATTCATGGGCAAATCATTTTTAGGCACTGTTCGAACCACCTTTATCATCAACGAACAGGGTGTGATTGAAAAAATCATCCGCAAGCCCAACACGGCCCGGCATGCTCAGGAAGTAATGGCAGCTGTGCGTACATCCTAA